A DNA window from Sulfitobacter noctilucicola contains the following coding sequences:
- a CDS encoding amidase — protein sequence MGAVTATDMARDLRAGTCDPVEVTHEVYDRVAAHGDDAIYIEQTRDRALMLAEASRLRLRAGHPASPLDGVPIAWKDLFDLRGRTTTVGSVVTKNNAPAELDAVVVSDAQRAGLITTGTVNMTEFAYSGIGLNPHYGTPRNVYAPKGQRRSPGGSSSGSGVVVSAGIVPLSMGSDTGGSVRIPASFNGVVGYKTSSQRYSMQGVFPLSQTLDTLGPLAHSAADCALLDAVLRHRDTPEAQPAAASDLTFVIPDEVLFDTLSPAVEDNFNATVSRLEAAGARVRRIALPELREITELMGEHGFLAGAEALANHVDRVYGPDASKMDARVLRRLLAAKDMTAVDLVILQHARVRLMQTTAAKIGNAIILCPTTATTAMEIEPLEADQNEFFRHNGLTLRNTSLGNFLDWCGVSIPNGTDADGMPTGFLLSAPSGCDTAVLGAAMGCEEIIRG from the coding sequence ATGGGCGCGGTCACAGCAACAGATATGGCGCGTGATCTGCGCGCGGGAACGTGCGATCCGGTCGAGGTGACGCACGAGGTTTATGACCGTGTCGCGGCGCATGGCGATGATGCGATCTACATTGAGCAGACACGCGACCGAGCCTTGATGCTGGCTGAAGCGTCAAGGTTGCGGCTTAGAGCAGGGCACCCAGCCAGCCCGTTGGACGGGGTGCCAATCGCCTGGAAAGACCTGTTTGATCTGAGGGGCCGGACAACGACTGTCGGCTCAGTGGTTACGAAAAACAACGCGCCGGCAGAGTTGGACGCTGTGGTTGTATCTGATGCACAACGGGCCGGTCTGATCACGACTGGCACAGTCAATATGACGGAATTTGCCTATTCCGGTATCGGCCTGAACCCACATTACGGCACACCGCGCAACGTTTATGCACCGAAAGGTCAACGCCGGAGCCCAGGGGGGTCGTCTTCGGGATCGGGAGTGGTTGTTTCAGCCGGAATAGTGCCTCTGTCGATGGGGTCTGACACGGGGGGATCGGTTCGAATTCCGGCTTCTTTCAACGGTGTTGTCGGGTACAAAACGTCATCGCAGCGCTATTCCATGCAAGGCGTTTTCCCGCTTTCGCAAACGCTGGATACTTTGGGGCCGCTCGCTCATTCCGCGGCTGATTGCGCGCTTCTTGATGCGGTATTGCGACACCGTGATACGCCGGAGGCTCAGCCGGCAGCCGCTTCGGACCTTACATTTGTCATACCGGATGAGGTATTGTTCGACACACTGTCTCCGGCCGTTGAAGACAATTTCAATGCGACCGTGTCGCGGCTTGAAGCTGCCGGCGCGCGCGTACGCCGTATCGCGCTGCCTGAGTTGCGCGAGATCACCGAGTTGATGGGGGAACACGGGTTCCTCGCCGGCGCTGAAGCCTTGGCCAACCATGTTGATCGAGTTTATGGACCGGACGCTTCGAAAATGGATGCCCGTGTCCTGCGCCGTTTGTTGGCAGCGAAAGATATGACAGCGGTTGATCTTGTCATCCTCCAACACGCGCGCGTGCGTCTCATGCAGACGACTGCAGCCAAGATCGGCAATGCGATCATCCTGTGCCCGACCACCGCCACCACCGCGATGGAGATCGAACCGCTCGAAGCAGATCAGAACGAGTTTTTCCGTCACAACGGGCTCACCCTGCGCAACACCTCACTTGGAAACTTCCTCGATTGGTGTGGCGTATCCATCCCCAATGGAACGGATGCAGACGGGATGCCCACAGGCTTTCTGCTGTCGGCACCCTCGGGTTGCGACACTGCCGTACTGGGCGCGGCGATGGGATGTGAAGAGATTATCCGCGGGTAG
- a CDS encoding polysaccharide deacetylase family protein, with protein MAKKIYCAFGTDIDSVAGQIGSYGGGDSPNDIQRGIFATEVGVPRLLRLFKKYEMRTSFFVPGHSLETFPKEMDMIIEAGHEIGAHGYLHENPVAMTPSQEEDVLVKSIELIKGLTGEAPKGYVAPWWEMSNVTAALLGKYGFSYDHSQSYRDFQPFYARVGDEWTVIDYTKTAGEWMKPLKHGKEIDLVDIGANWYVDDLPPMMFIKNAPNSHGFVSPRDIEQLWKDQFDWVYREMEYGVFPITIHPDVAGRPQVLLMLERLIDHINSHSGVEWVDFNTIADDFRARFPFDSDKRPEVI; from the coding sequence ATGGCGAAGAAAATCTATTGTGCCTTTGGTACTGACATCGATTCCGTCGCGGGCCAGATCGGCTCGTATGGTGGTGGGGATTCCCCAAATGACATCCAGCGCGGCATTTTCGCGACCGAGGTTGGCGTGCCGCGCCTTTTGCGCCTGTTCAAGAAATACGAGATGCGAACCTCTTTCTTTGTACCGGGCCATTCACTGGAAACCTTTCCAAAGGAAATGGATATGATCATCGAAGCGGGCCACGAGATCGGCGCGCATGGCTACCTGCATGAAAACCCTGTCGCGATGACGCCATCGCAAGAAGAAGACGTGCTGGTCAAATCAATTGAGTTGATCAAGGGTCTCACCGGCGAAGCGCCAAAAGGCTACGTTGCGCCGTGGTGGGAAATGTCGAACGTAACAGCGGCGCTGCTTGGTAAATACGGGTTCTCTTATGACCACAGCCAAAGCTACCGCGATTTCCAGCCGTTCTATGCACGGGTTGGCGATGAGTGGACTGTTATCGATTATACTAAGACTGCTGGTGAATGGATGAAGCCGCTTAAGCACGGCAAAGAGATCGACCTCGTCGACATCGGCGCGAACTGGTATGTGGACGATCTGCCACCGATGATGTTCATCAAGAACGCGCCCAACAGCCACGGTTTCGTCAGCCCGCGTGATATTGAACAGTTGTGGAAAGACCAGTTTGACTGGGTGTACCGCGAAATGGAATACGGTGTGTTCCCGATTACGATCCACCCCGATGTTGCGGGGCGTCCGCAGGTGCTGCTGATGCTTGAGCGGTTGATTGACCACATCAACAGCCACTCCGGCGTTGAGTGGGTCGACTTCAACACCATCGCTGATGACTTCCGCGCACGTTTTCCTTTCGACAGCGACAAGCGCCCCGAAGTTATCTAA
- a CDS encoding CobW family GTP-binding protein, producing the protein MSAAPNDGRLRLTILGGYLGSGKTTWLRHKLFEGAFGSAQILVNEAAETPVDDTLLSAQAAGLTMLSGGCACCTGKADLVAALRALCDLRSRQPADQRSSEQIVLETSGLADPAAIATAIREDGILAHHIRVVELIVLVDVLHATEQLGAEELSRIQIEAADRIILTKADAVPDTLLAKVVATVARLNPAAVIEAAVKGQKFVLDNLPAADPMALPQMSGNSAPVTPTRIDISPEVDWATFSVWLSALLHARGHDLVRVKGVFETPAGPLLLQAVRKSVQPPELLPPEAVQRQNQIVFIGRGYDPADLTSSIANLTHE; encoded by the coding sequence ATGAGCGCGGCACCCAATGACGGACGGCTGCGCTTGACCATCCTCGGCGGGTATCTTGGCTCTGGGAAAACGACGTGGTTGCGGCATAAGCTTTTCGAGGGGGCGTTTGGCAGCGCACAGATCCTTGTAAACGAAGCGGCCGAGACGCCTGTTGACGATACCCTTTTGTCCGCGCAGGCTGCGGGGCTCACTATGTTGTCGGGGGGCTGCGCTTGCTGTACCGGCAAGGCCGACTTGGTCGCCGCACTGCGCGCGTTGTGCGATTTGCGCAGTCGGCAACCCGCCGACCAGCGCAGTTCAGAGCAAATCGTTCTTGAAACCAGCGGCCTGGCCGACCCGGCGGCAATTGCCACTGCAATCCGCGAAGACGGTATTCTTGCGCATCACATCCGGGTGGTCGAGTTGATCGTGCTGGTAGATGTGCTGCATGCGACGGAACAACTCGGCGCGGAAGAATTGAGCCGAATTCAGATCGAAGCCGCCGACCGCATTATTCTGACCAAGGCAGATGCGGTGCCTGATACACTGCTGGCTAAGGTGGTAGCCACTGTCGCGCGCCTTAACCCTGCGGCGGTGATTGAGGCGGCAGTGAAAGGGCAGAAATTCGTGTTGGACAATCTGCCTGCGGCTGATCCGATGGCATTACCGCAGATGTCGGGCAATAGCGCGCCGGTAACGCCGACACGGATCGACATTTCGCCAGAGGTGGATTGGGCCACATTCTCTGTCTGGCTTTCGGCTTTACTTCATGCGCGGGGGCATGACCTAGTTAGGGTGAAGGGGGTTTTCGAAACTCCGGCTGGTCCATTGCTGTTGCAAGCGGTGCGCAAGTCAGTCCAGCCCCCTGAATTGCTGCCGCCCGAAGCCGTGCAGCGCCAGAACCAGATTGTGTTCATTGGACGCGGGTATGATCCCGCGGATCTTACAAGCTCCATTGCCAATCTTACACATGAGTAA
- a CDS encoding cupin domain-containing protein, which yields MCDGSTKGTATPTVLIDNARTRVTEWRFAARGDNTGWHRHGYDYVVVPIQDGILEITGKDGAVTKAELKTGVPYYRDLGVEHDVVNGNDFEFAFIELEFLENADG from the coding sequence ATGTGCGATGGATCAACAAAGGGTACGGCGACGCCCACGGTTCTTATTGATAACGCACGAACACGTGTGACTGAATGGCGTTTTGCGGCGCGCGGCGACAACACGGGCTGGCACCGCCACGGCTATGACTATGTCGTGGTGCCTATTCAGGACGGGATACTTGAGATCACAGGCAAGGACGGCGCAGTCACGAAAGCGGAGTTGAAAACCGGCGTGCCTTACTACCGTGATCTGGGGGTGGAGCATGATGTTGTAAACGGCAACGACTTTGAGTTTGCCTTTATCGAACTAGAGTTTTTGGAGAATGCAGACGGGTAG
- a CDS encoding helix-turn-helix domain-containing protein, with protein sequence MRTLSETYFPLSAEFNNDSEFEGRLSSWSLGNLGLSEMTCDGVLYHRKRSHFANEKDSSLLITIPHKGDVHFRQSSRDTKCGPGGFLVERGDMPYEFWHGKRNKLWVLKVPTASVRSRLGATDRLGALTFDATQGVGSFFVGAVRNTIQCVDKINDVARDVAGQQLLDLLCLAMRSDDRILDSSSSTIRAAHLQRAEQFIRDNLANPNLNSQLVAESCGISLRYLQRLFSEADHSIVGYIRDKRLTRCDEALKLVNDTSTVANIAYKWGFYDQAQFCKYYRSRFGCTPTETRKKSRLDAGTGG encoded by the coding sequence GTGCGCACCCTTTCGGAAACCTATTTTCCGTTGTCTGCCGAATTCAACAATGATTCCGAATTTGAAGGCAGGCTTAGCTCTTGGTCGCTCGGTAATCTCGGCCTGTCAGAGATGACATGCGATGGTGTGTTGTATCATCGCAAGCGGTCCCACTTTGCCAACGAAAAAGACAGCAGTTTGCTGATTACCATTCCACACAAAGGTGACGTGCATTTCCGGCAATCCTCACGGGATACCAAATGTGGGCCGGGCGGTTTTCTCGTTGAACGCGGCGACATGCCCTATGAGTTCTGGCACGGCAAACGAAACAAGCTTTGGGTGCTCAAGGTGCCAACCGCAAGCGTGCGTTCGCGCCTTGGAGCGACAGATCGTTTGGGCGCGTTGACCTTTGATGCGACGCAAGGTGTTGGGTCGTTCTTTGTCGGGGCGGTACGCAATACAATCCAATGTGTCGACAAGATTAACGATGTGGCGCGGGATGTCGCAGGGCAGCAATTGCTTGATCTGTTGTGTCTGGCGATGCGTAGTGATGACCGCATTCTGGACAGTTCATCCTCCACGATCCGCGCCGCACATTTGCAGCGGGCCGAGCAGTTCATCCGCGACAACCTCGCAAACCCGAACCTGAATTCGCAGTTGGTTGCTGAATCTTGCGGGATTTCACTGCGCTATCTGCAACGTCTGTTCTCAGAAGCGGATCACTCCATCGTGGGCTATATCCGCGACAAGCGGCTGACGCGATGTGATGAGGCGCTAAAGTTGGTGAACGACACTTCGACCGTGGCCAACATCGCCTACAAGTGGGGTTTTTATGATCAGGCGCAATTTTGTAAATACTACCGGAGCCGTTTCGGCTGTACGCCAACGGAAACCCGCAAGAAAAGCCGCTTAGACGCGGGCACAGGGGGTTAA
- a CDS encoding hydantoinase/oxoprolinase family protein, which produces MTKTRVAVDVGGTFTDVCIMDEDTGQIRIEKTPSTPDDPMRAIMTGVSDAKVDLSDVTMFSHGTTVATNALITRKLPRTAMVCTEGFRDVVEIRRSNKEDLWDTYKDVAKPYVPRRDRLTVKERVDAAGKVIAELDEDEARKVAAILKKRDVKAIAVCFINSYVNGAHERRMKEILLEVMPDVSISISSQIMPEIFEHERFSTTMVNAAVSPVVVDYVSRLSDKLSDGGYERDLLLLHTGGGVMTPASVKDFAARLAGSGIAAGAIASRFIGNLCGYENSIGFDMGGTSTDVSLAYQGESTVTKDWYIEYGYPIRFPSIEVLTIGAGGGSLAWKDEGGSLRNGPQSAGATPGPACYSNGNEVATNSDANVVLGRLGTSLAGGDITLDPKLAEQAVRDTVAEPFGMELHEAAEAIIDVANANMANAVRLLSITRGYDPRDFALVAFGGAGALHGAAVAKELSIPVVIVPPNPGVTSAMGCLLVDIQHDFSDSFMADAAITKPEELEAAFQRIEAEAVARLRHEGVAAEDTVLQRTVEMMYQGQWRSLAVSAPAKVTSTSDLIQGFHNEHEREFNFRREDAPVSIFRVGVKATGVVPKAALPSYEVVKNTPKPIGQRDVWFNAKRCTTDVYQRESFTAGAEFDGPAIVEQVDSTVVVPPNTTATVDQYMNILIKVEG; this is translated from the coding sequence ATGACAAAGACAAGGGTAGCAGTCGACGTGGGTGGCACATTCACTGACGTATGCATCATGGACGAAGACACGGGGCAAATCCGCATCGAGAAGACCCCATCGACACCTGATGATCCGATGCGAGCGATCATGACGGGTGTATCCGACGCCAAGGTTGATTTGTCCGATGTCACGATGTTCTCGCACGGAACCACGGTCGCAACCAACGCGCTGATCACGCGCAAACTGCCGCGCACCGCGATGGTGTGCACAGAAGGGTTCCGCGATGTTGTCGAAATCCGAAGATCAAACAAGGAAGACCTGTGGGACACCTACAAAGACGTGGCCAAACCCTACGTCCCGCGCCGTGATCGTTTGACGGTCAAGGAACGGGTAGATGCTGCGGGCAAAGTGATTGCGGAGCTGGATGAAGACGAAGCGCGCAAGGTTGCGGCAATTCTTAAAAAGCGGGACGTGAAAGCGATTGCCGTCTGTTTCATCAATTCGTACGTGAACGGCGCACATGAACGGCGGATGAAAGAAATCCTGCTTGAAGTGATGCCGGATGTGTCGATCTCGATATCCTCACAGATCATGCCGGAAATCTTTGAACACGAACGGTTTTCCACAACGATGGTGAATGCCGCGGTATCGCCCGTGGTGGTCGATTATGTATCGCGGCTCAGCGATAAACTGTCCGATGGCGGGTACGAGCGCGATTTGTTGTTGCTCCATACGGGCGGCGGCGTGATGACCCCTGCAAGTGTCAAAGATTTCGCCGCACGCTTGGCGGGATCAGGCATCGCGGCGGGTGCCATCGCCAGCCGGTTTATCGGAAACCTATGTGGTTACGAGAACTCCATCGGCTTTGACATGGGCGGCACCAGTACGGATGTGTCACTGGCATATCAGGGTGAATCCACAGTCACCAAAGATTGGTACATCGAGTACGGCTATCCTATCCGCTTTCCTAGTATCGAGGTTCTGACCATTGGCGCGGGTGGTGGATCACTCGCATGGAAAGACGAAGGGGGATCACTGCGCAATGGTCCGCAATCGGCGGGCGCAACACCGGGACCTGCTTGTTATTCGAATGGCAATGAAGTCGCGACCAACAGTGATGCGAATGTCGTGTTGGGGCGTCTGGGCACAAGCCTGGCGGGCGGGGACATCACGCTTGATCCAAAGCTCGCTGAACAAGCTGTGCGCGATACAGTAGCCGAACCCTTTGGTATGGAACTGCATGAAGCGGCCGAAGCGATCATTGATGTGGCCAATGCGAACATGGCCAACGCCGTGCGTTTGTTGTCGATCACGCGTGGCTATGATCCGCGTGACTTTGCGCTGGTCGCATTTGGCGGGGCGGGTGCCTTGCACGGTGCGGCGGTCGCCAAAGAGTTGTCGATCCCTGTCGTCATCGTACCCCCAAATCCCGGTGTCACCTCAGCGATGGGGTGTCTGCTCGTGGATATTCAGCATGACTTTTCCGACAGTTTCATGGCGGACGCAGCGATAACCAAACCCGAAGAACTGGAAGCGGCATTTCAGAGGATCGAAGCCGAAGCTGTTGCCCGCCTGCGCCATGAAGGCGTAGCGGCAGAAGATACCGTACTTCAGCGTACGGTTGAGATGATGTATCAGGGCCAGTGGCGGTCGCTTGCGGTTTCCGCCCCCGCGAAAGTGACCAGCACCAGTGATCTGATCCAAGGGTTCCATAACGAGCACGAGCGCGAATTCAACTTTCGCCGTGAAGATGCACCAGTGAGCATCTTCCGCGTGGGGGTCAAGGCAACTGGCGTGGTGCCCAAAGCTGCGCTGCCGTCTTACGAGGTCGTTAAGAACACGCCAAAACCTATTGGTCAGCGTGACGTTTGGTTCAATGCAAAGCGTTGCACCACGGACGTTTACCAACGCGAAAGCTTCACCGCGGGTGCCGAGTTTGATGGCCCTGCGATTGTCGAACAGGTCGATTCAACCGTTGTCGTGCCGCCAAACACGACGGCAACAGTCGATCAATATATGAACATTCTTATCAAGGTGGAGGGTTGA
- a CDS encoding hydantoinase B/oxoprolinase family protein, giving the protein MNSTTKQELDPVTFEVLKNSFITSVDQMAEQMLRTCYSFVIYNRDFSNGLHDADGNCVAQGNADIAVHVGTLHYTCKDVIRAFEGDMYPGDVYAINDPYAGGTHFSDVRLIRPIFDEEVLIGFSQSNGHWSDLGGSVPGSFNVTAKEMFGEAVRITPIRLFHKGKFCSDVANMIAANTRDPASIIGDIHSQAQATQVAERELQRLVGKYGRDQVTQGMNEVQDYVERSVRQRILDLPDGTWEAVDYIDRDPGAGEGMIPIHIKMTIKGDQITYDFEGSHPTIASIYNSGHGATFSAVVAGMKTFFPDLPMNSGFYRMVEIKSPKNSVVSAEWPIAVTGFLMPFEKIMNAIFEMWSKIMPERAIACAFNLEYLLAGGNDLRKPEKPIYMFYEWLPGGWGGRNGKDGSDVTTACFGTGLMSQPSEGNERVNPTRADEFQILQDSPGPGRWRGGAGVIKASTLLEADNTVMSYICDRERAVVWGVEGGLPSMPHGLSVVHADTGEEKWLGSVFSNYPIKSGDKFTRPTAGGGGYGDPMDRDPEHVLSDVIDEYVSVERAETDYGVVIDVIDREMLEFEIDQAATDKARAHIRANRVAWARTDPAEVSQMYVDGKINEMDAVRRYAVILDWGTGELMPNSTQQFRESFEGRSIAHWS; this is encoded by the coding sequence ATGAACAGTACAACAAAACAGGAACTGGATCCGGTCACGTTTGAGGTCCTCAAGAACTCCTTCATTACATCGGTCGACCAGATGGCTGAGCAGATGCTGCGAACATGTTATTCGTTCGTGATCTACAACCGCGATTTCTCCAACGGATTGCATGACGCGGACGGTAATTGCGTGGCACAGGGCAATGCCGATATCGCGGTACATGTCGGCACGCTTCACTATACCTGCAAGGACGTGATCCGCGCCTTTGAGGGGGACATGTACCCCGGTGATGTTTACGCGATCAATGACCCCTACGCGGGGGGCACGCATTTTAGCGACGTGCGTTTGATCCGTCCTATCTTTGACGAAGAGGTCCTGATCGGGTTCTCGCAATCCAACGGGCACTGGTCCGACCTGGGTGGTTCCGTTCCCGGGTCGTTCAATGTGACGGCGAAAGAGATGTTTGGCGAGGCGGTGCGCATTACGCCGATCCGCCTGTTTCACAAGGGTAAGTTCTGTTCCGACGTCGCAAACATGATCGCGGCTAACACGCGGGACCCTGCGTCCATCATCGGCGATATTCACTCACAGGCGCAGGCAACCCAAGTGGCCGAACGTGAATTGCAGCGCCTTGTTGGCAAGTACGGTCGCGATCAAGTGACCCAAGGCATGAATGAGGTGCAGGACTATGTCGAGCGTTCCGTACGTCAGCGTATTCTGGATCTGCCCGACGGCACATGGGAGGCGGTGGATTACATCGACCGTGATCCGGGCGCTGGCGAAGGAATGATCCCGATCCACATTAAGATGACCATCAAAGGTGACCAGATCACCTATGATTTTGAGGGCAGCCATCCGACAATTGCCTCAATCTACAATTCCGGCCATGGCGCGACATTCTCGGCTGTTGTTGCAGGCATGAAAACGTTTTTTCCCGACCTTCCAATGAACAGCGGCTTCTACCGCATGGTCGAAATCAAAAGTCCCAAAAACAGCGTTGTCAGTGCTGAATGGCCTATCGCCGTCACAGGTTTTCTGATGCCGTTTGAAAAAATTATGAATGCCATATTCGAGATGTGGTCCAAGATCATGCCGGAACGCGCAATTGCATGCGCTTTCAACCTTGAATACCTGCTGGCAGGCGGCAACGACCTGCGCAAACCGGAAAAGCCGATCTATATGTTTTACGAATGGCTGCCGGGCGGCTGGGGCGGGCGCAACGGCAAGGACGGCAGCGATGTGACAACCGCTTGTTTTGGTACTGGCTTGATGTCGCAGCCTTCGGAGGGGAATGAACGGGTAAACCCCACGCGGGCGGATGAATTCCAAATCCTGCAAGACAGTCCCGGACCGGGCAGGTGGCGCGGTGGGGCAGGGGTAATCAAAGCATCAACTCTGCTTGAGGCCGACAACACCGTGATGTCCTACATTTGTGACCGCGAGCGCGCAGTTGTCTGGGGTGTTGAGGGGGGATTGCCCTCCATGCCACATGGATTGAGTGTTGTGCATGCGGATACTGGCGAGGAGAAATGGCTTGGCTCCGTGTTCTCCAACTATCCAATCAAGAGCGGTGACAAGTTCACGCGTCCGACTGCCGGCGGTGGTGGTTATGGTGATCCGATGGACCGCGACCCCGAGCATGTTCTATCCGATGTCATTGATGAATATGTGTCGGTGGAGCGGGCTGAAACCGATTATGGCGTGGTCATCGATGTCATCGACCGCGAGATGCTGGAGTTCGAAATTGATCAAGCAGCAACCGACAAAGCCCGCGCTCACATCCGCGCCAACCGCGTCGCATGGGCCCGCACGGACCCCGCCGAAGTGTCGCAAATGTATGTCGACGGGAAGATCAATGAGATGGACGCGGTGCGCAGATATGCAGTGATCCTTGATTGGGGCACCGGAGAGCTGATGCCAAATTCGACACAGCAGTTCCGCGAAAGCTTTGAAGGGCGTTCAATTGCACACTGGAGTTAG
- a CDS encoding BCCT family transporter, whose product MADETTNQGIPAPEGTSDVIDTEYEIGQDNVDGTVGPFGFDIHNPVFLISGLAVVAFVFFTLALPEASASAFSAMFNFTTKNFDWFLIGAADIVVLFSLMLIVTPFGSVRLGGQDAAPDYSYIGWFAMLFAAGMGIGLMFYGVSEPLTHFSTSLGETALGENGLRSDWAPLGAATGDEAGAIRLGMAATIYHWGLHPWAIYATVALSLALFTYNKGLPLTIRSAFYPILGERVWGWPGHVIDIIAVFATLFGLATSLGFGATQANAGLNELFGVPIGKTTEVVLISAITAVALISVLRGLDGGVKILSEINMGLAGLLALFTLIVGPTAFLIAFFWDSLVAYFQYLPALANPFGREDVNFSQGWTAFYWAWWISWSPFVGMFIARVSRGRTVREFVICVLLIPSMVCVMWMSIFGGTAIHQVVTDGFTGAQDAGLPLQLFKMLGELPLASITSFIGIILVIVFFVTSSDSGSLVIDTITAGGKVDAPVPQRVFWCIFEGAVAIALLIGGGLAALQSMVISTGLLFTVVLLLMCYCIFKGLQSERAELK is encoded by the coding sequence ATGGCCGATGAAACAACCAATCAGGGCATCCCTGCGCCGGAAGGCACCAGCGATGTTATCGATACAGAATACGAGATTGGGCAGGACAACGTCGATGGAACGGTCGGGCCGTTCGGCTTTGACATCCATAACCCGGTTTTTCTAATTTCCGGCCTGGCTGTCGTAGCATTCGTGTTCTTCACGCTCGCCTTGCCCGAAGCTTCGGCGTCGGCATTTTCCGCAATGTTCAACTTCACCACCAAGAACTTCGACTGGTTTCTTATTGGGGCGGCGGACATCGTGGTGTTGTTCTCACTCATGCTGATCGTGACACCTTTCGGGTCGGTACGGCTCGGTGGGCAGGATGCGGCACCCGATTACAGCTACATCGGCTGGTTCGCGATGTTATTCGCAGCCGGTATGGGTATTGGACTTATGTTTTACGGCGTGTCCGAGCCGCTGACGCATTTCTCGACTTCGCTTGGCGAGACCGCCTTGGGTGAAAACGGGCTGAGATCGGATTGGGCTCCGTTGGGTGCAGCAACTGGGGACGAGGCCGGTGCGATCCGCCTTGGCATGGCGGCGACCATTTACCACTGGGGCCTGCATCCTTGGGCGATCTACGCGACTGTCGCGCTTTCACTGGCGCTCTTCACCTATAACAAGGGTTTGCCGCTGACCATTCGCTCGGCTTTCTATCCCATTCTGGGCGAACGCGTATGGGGGTGGCCAGGCCACGTGATCGACATCATCGCGGTTTTTGCCACGCTCTTTGGTCTGGCGACATCGCTCGGCTTTGGCGCGACGCAGGCAAATGCCGGACTGAACGAGTTGTTCGGCGTGCCAATCGGCAAGACCACTGAAGTTGTCCTGATTTCCGCGATTACGGCGGTGGCGCTCATCTCGGTACTGCGCGGGCTTGACGGTGGCGTTAAGATCCTGAGCGAAATCAATATGGGTCTGGCTGGCTTGCTTGCGCTGTTCACTCTCATTGTAGGGCCGACCGCGTTCCTCATCGCGTTTTTCTGGGACAGCCTTGTGGCCTATTTCCAATATTTGCCCGCACTGGCCAACCCGTTTGGACGCGAGGACGTCAACTTTTCGCAAGGCTGGACCGCGTTCTATTGGGCGTGGTGGATCAGCTGGTCACCTTTTGTCGGCATGTTCATTGCCCGTGTTTCGCGGGGCCGCACAGTGCGTGAGTTCGTGATCTGCGTGCTTTTGATCCCCAGCATGGTCTGCGTGATGTGGATGTCGATCTTTGGCGGCACAGCCATCCATCAGGTCGTCACAGATGGATTTACCGGTGCACAAGACGCAGGACTGCCCCTGCAACTGTTCAAAATGTTGGGTGAATTGCCCTTGGCCTCGATCACTTCTTTCATCGGGATCATTCTGGTCATCGTGTTTTTTGTCACCTCGTCGGATTCCGGCAGCCTTGTGATCGATACGATCACGGCTGGCGGCAAGGTCGATGCACCGGTGCCACAACGCGTTTTCTGGTGCATTTTTGAGGGTGCCGTAGCTATCGCCCTGCTGATCGGTGGCGGGTTGGCCGCGTTGCAATCCATGGTGATATCGACTGGACTGCTCTTTACCGTGGTTCTTTTGTTGATGTGCTATTGCATCTTCAAGGGCCTGCAAAGCGAGCGGGCTGAGCTGAAGTAA
- a CDS encoding universal stress protein, translating into MFKKIMAPVDLAHQDALAKALICTADLANQYDAEVVFVGVTASTPSAVAHNPKEYGEKLAAFAAAQAEKYGFRAGSHPVISHDPTAELDDALLRAAGDIGADLVVMASHLPNVLDHVWPSNGGRIAQHAKCSVFMVRT; encoded by the coding sequence ATGTTCAAGAAAATAATGGCGCCGGTCGATCTGGCGCATCAAGACGCGCTTGCCAAAGCGCTAATATGTACGGCTGATCTGGCCAACCAATACGATGCCGAGGTGGTTTTTGTCGGCGTGACAGCCTCCACGCCCAGCGCGGTCGCACATAATCCAAAGGAATATGGTGAAAAGCTTGCCGCTTTTGCCGCCGCACAGGCAGAGAAATACGGGTTCCGGGCAGGTTCGCATCCGGTCATCAGTCACGACCCTACGGCAGAGCTGGACGATGCTCTGCTTAGGGCGGCCGGTGACATCGGGGCGGACCTGGTGGTGATGGCCAGCCATCTACCCAACGTATTGGATCATGTCTGGCCTTCGAACGGGGGCAGGATTGCTCAACATGCGAAATGCTCGGTCTTTATGGTGCGAACATGA
- a CDS encoding DUF6500 family protein, which translates to MRSTLRSKAIAICNEKIAKKGDAVSVSFYAFFANRNDDPELLMEAAEWWIRTHQLNHFEKALKVRELISSEA; encoded by the coding sequence ATGAGGTCCACTTTAAGATCCAAGGCAATCGCGATCTGTAACGAAAAAATCGCTAAGAAGGGCGACGCTGTTAGCGTTTCATTCTATGCGTTCTTTGCCAACCGGAATGACGATCCGGAGTTGCTCATGGAGGCAGCGGAGTGGTGGATTAGGACACATCAGCTCAATCATTTCGAGAAGGCGCTGAAGGTTCGAGAACTCATCAGCTCGGAAGCTTGA